In Gammaproteobacteria bacterium, one DNA window encodes the following:
- a CDS encoding biotin--[acetyl-CoA-carboxylase] ligase, which produces MRGGRPVRRSGDRGSRIWQGEPVARWAERWGLPLLEVHRRLGSTNDRARRIARGGAPTFSVVIADEQTRGRGREGRRWLSPPGSGLWMTVVLARRPSGHPIVPLLVGIAAARAIEEVCPDLRAEIEWPNDLVVAGRKVGGILCESWDDGAGGRGMAIGTGINTSQRAADFPPELRGRAGSLCMMSATSLSRPALAGALLARMRELLTPEAARLEGALHRELTWRDAFGGRGVVLGSGETGTARGISSAGALLFEESGGARREIRSGSVRLLPDP; this is translated from the coding sequence ATGCGTGGCGGCAGGCCGGTCCGGCGTTCCGGCGACCGCGGCTCCCGGATCTGGCAGGGCGAACCGGTCGCCCGCTGGGCGGAGCGGTGGGGCTTGCCGCTCCTCGAAGTGCACCGCCGCCTCGGCTCGACCAACGACCGCGCCCGCCGCATCGCGCGCGGGGGCGCGCCAACGTTTTCGGTGGTCATCGCTGACGAACAGACCCGGGGGCGGGGGCGGGAAGGGCGGCGTTGGCTGTCGCCGCCCGGCTCCGGGCTGTGGATGACCGTGGTGCTCGCGAGGCGCCCATCCGGACATCCCATCGTCCCGCTCCTGGTCGGAATCGCGGCCGCGCGCGCGATCGAGGAAGTCTGTCCGGACTTGCGGGCGGAGATCGAGTGGCCGAACGATCTTGTCGTGGCGGGCCGCAAGGTCGGCGGCATCCTGTGCGAATCATGGGACGACGGTGCCGGGGGCCGGGGCATGGCGATCGGAACGGGCATCAATACCTCGCAGCGCGCGGCGGACTTCCCGCCGGAACTCCGCGGCCGCGCCGGGTCGCTGTGCATGATGAGCGCAACCTCCCTGTCGAGGCCCGCCCTGGCGGGTGCGCTGCTCGCGCGGATGCGGGAGCTGTTGACCCCGGAAGCGGCCCGGCTCGAGGGAGCGCTGCACCGGGAGCTCACCTGGCGCGATGCCTTCGGGGGCCGCGGCGTCGTTCTGGGGAGCGGCGAGACCGGAACGGCCCGCGGGATCAGCTCGGCGGGGGCGCTCCTTTTCGAGGAATCCGGAGGCGCGAGGCGCGAGATTCGTTCCGGCAGCGTGAGGCTGTTGCCGGATCCGTAG
- the groL gene encoding chaperonin GroEL (60 kDa chaperone family; promotes refolding of misfolded polypeptides especially under stressful conditions; forms two stacked rings of heptamers to form a barrel-shaped 14mer; ends can be capped by GroES; misfolded proteins enter the barrel where they are refolded when GroES binds), with protein MAAKDLRFEVDARTRLKAGVDKLARAVKVTLGPKGRNVVLDRKFGSPQVTKDGVSVAKEVELEDGVENMGAQMVKEVATKTSDVAGDGTTTATVLAQSIFGEGLKNVTAGTNPMGIRRGIEQAVGSVVRELEGLSVETQGKREISQVGSISANNDNEIGALIADAMEKVGKDGVITVEEARGLKTTLDTVEGMQFDRGYLSPYFVTDPERMEAVMDDPMILIHDKKISSMKDLLPILEKVAQMGKPLLIIAEDVEGEALATLVVNKLRGTLKVCAVKAPGFGDRRKAMLQDISILTGGQVISEEVGFKLENAVSSDLGSAKRVVIDKDNTTVIDGAGMADQIKGRIDEIKVAIDKSTSDYDTEKLQERLAKLAGGVAVIHVGAATETEMKERKALVEDALHATRAAVEEGIVPGGGVALLRAQGALNGLELERHDEQVGVQILRRALEEPLRQIAENAGAEGSIVVEHIRRHENTNWGYNAQTDTYEDLVKAGVIDPTKVVRTALQNAASIAGLMLTTEAVVVEQPEEEKAPAGAGAGMEGMGGGMY; from the coding sequence ATGGCAGCCAAGGATCTCAGATTCGAAGTGGATGCCCGCACGCGCCTCAAGGCCGGCGTCGACAAGCTGGCCAGGGCCGTGAAGGTCACCCTGGGCCCCAAGGGCCGCAACGTAGTGCTCGACCGCAAGTTCGGCTCCCCGCAGGTCACCAAGGACGGCGTGTCGGTGGCGAAGGAAGTCGAGCTCGAGGACGGCGTCGAGAACATGGGCGCGCAGATGGTGAAGGAGGTCGCCACCAAGACCTCCGACGTCGCCGGTGACGGTACCACCACCGCCACTGTGCTCGCTCAGTCCATCTTCGGCGAGGGGCTCAAGAACGTCACCGCCGGCACCAACCCCATGGGCATCCGGCGCGGCATCGAGCAGGCCGTCGGGTCCGTGGTGCGCGAGCTCGAGGGTCTCTCCGTCGAGACCCAGGGCAAGCGCGAGATTTCCCAGGTCGGCTCCATCTCCGCCAACAACGACAACGAGATCGGCGCGTTGATCGCCGACGCGATGGAGAAGGTGGGCAAGGACGGCGTGATCACGGTCGAGGAGGCGCGCGGCCTCAAGACGACGCTCGACACCGTCGAGGGCATGCAGTTCGACCGCGGCTACCTGTCGCCCTACTTCGTCACCGATCCGGAGCGGATGGAAGCAGTGATGGACGACCCCATGATCCTCATCCACGACAAGAAGATCTCGTCGATGAAGGACCTCCTGCCGATCCTCGAGAAGGTCGCGCAGATGGGCAAGCCCCTCCTGATCATCGCCGAGGACGTCGAAGGCGAGGCGCTGGCCACGCTGGTCGTGAACAAGCTGCGCGGAACGCTCAAGGTGTGCGCGGTCAAGGCGCCCGGCTTCGGCGACCGGCGCAAGGCCATGCTGCAGGACATCTCGATCCTGACCGGCGGCCAGGTGATCTCCGAGGAAGTCGGCTTCAAGCTCGAGAACGCCGTCTCCTCCGACCTCGGCAGCGCCAAGCGGGTGGTGATCGACAAGGACAACACCACGGTGATCGACGGGGCCGGGATGGCCGACCAGATCAAGGGCCGCATCGACGAGATCAAGGTGGCCATCGACAAGTCCACCTCCGACTACGACACCGAGAAGCTGCAGGAGCGGCTGGCGAAGCTGGCCGGCGGCGTGGCGGTCATCCATGTGGGCGCGGCCACCGAGACCGAGATGAAGGAGCGCAAGGCTCTGGTGGAGGACGCGCTGCACGCGACCCGCGCGGCCGTCGAGGAAGGCATCGTCCCCGGTGGCGGCGTGGCGCTGCTGAGGGCCCAGGGCGCGCTCAACGGCCTCGAGCTCGAGCGGCACGACGAGCAGGTGGGCGTGCAGATCCTGCGCCGGGCGCTCGAGGAGCCACTCCGGCAGATCGCGGAGAACGCGGGCGCCGAGGGCTCGATCGTGGTCGAGCACATCCGGCGGCACGAGAACACCAACTGGGGCTACAACGCCCAGACCGACACCTACGAGGACCTGGTGAAGGCGGGCGTGATCGATCCCACCAAGGTGGTGCGCACGGCGCTGCAGAACGCCGCTTCGATCGCGGGCCTGATGCTGACCACCGAGGCCGTGGTGGTCGAGCAGCCCGAAGAGGAGAAGGCGCCCGCCGGTGCCGGCGCCGGCATGGAGGGCATGGGCGGAGGCATGTACTAG
- a CDS encoding glycosyltransferase, protein MLIVAAATLAVWVAMTLVTLYSYRHVARLERIGDARDGDPPLPRLSVVVAARNEEARVEQALTSLLALDYPDYEVIFVDDRSQDRTGEIADRLSAQDDRLRVLHVEELPAGWFGKNHASWRGALAARGDLLLFTDGDVVFGREAVRRGVRHLLRSRLDHVAVLPALEMRSPMLQACMIVFHWGAHVTARLWQVRDPRSTASFGVGAYNLFRTDSYRAIGGHRQVALRPDEDYQLGRLVKLTGHRSDLVRAESSVRCEWYPDVRSLIRGTEKNLFAFRDYRIAAVLVQTAGLLWTGIAPVVLGIALVPVDAFVAALFAASAMIAWGFAICIARVSRFRWWSGLALPVASAVIAWSWWRSMIVTLRGRLAWGGPAVPLSELRAARVRAMDERGNA, encoded by the coding sequence ATGCTCATCGTCGCCGCCGCCACCCTGGCTGTCTGGGTGGCCATGACGCTCGTAACCCTGTACAGCTACCGGCACGTCGCCCGCCTCGAACGGATCGGAGACGCCCGCGACGGCGATCCGCCTCTCCCCCGGCTGTCGGTGGTGGTGGCCGCCCGGAACGAGGAAGCGCGCGTGGAACAGGCGCTCACGTCGCTGCTCGCCCTCGACTATCCGGACTACGAGGTCATCTTCGTCGACGACCGTTCGCAGGACCGCACCGGCGAGATCGCGGATCGGCTGAGCGCGCAAGACGACCGCCTCAGGGTGCTCCACGTCGAGGAATTGCCCGCGGGATGGTTCGGGAAGAACCACGCGTCCTGGCGCGGGGCGCTGGCGGCCAGGGGGGACCTGCTTCTCTTTACCGACGGGGACGTGGTGTTCGGCCGCGAGGCGGTGAGGCGCGGGGTGCGCCATCTCCTGAGAAGCAGGCTGGACCATGTCGCCGTCCTGCCCGCGCTGGAGATGCGAAGTCCCATGCTGCAGGCCTGCATGATCGTGTTCCACTGGGGCGCGCACGTCACGGCGAGGCTGTGGCAGGTTCGCGACCCACGGAGCACGGCCTCTTTCGGCGTGGGTGCCTACAACCTGTTCCGGACGGACTCCTACCGCGCCATCGGAGGACACAGGCAGGTGGCCCTGCGTCCCGACGAGGACTATCAACTGGGCCGACTGGTGAAGCTGACCGGCCACCGTTCGGACCTCGTCCGGGCCGAATCCAGCGTGCGGTGCGAGTGGTATCCGGACGTCCGGAGTCTGATCCGGGGGACGGAGAAGAACCTCTTCGCGTTCAGGGACTACCGGATCGCGGCCGTCCTCGTGCAGACGGCCGGACTGCTGTGGACCGGGATTGCGCCCGTCGTGCTGGGTATCGCGCTCGTCCCCGTGGACGCTTTCGTCGCTGCGCTGTTCGCCGCTTCCGCGATGATTGCCTGGGGGTTCGCCATATGCATCGCCAGAGTTTCCCGCTTCCGCTGGTGGAGCGGACTGGCGCTTCCGGTGGCCAGTGCGGTCATCGCCTGGAGTTGGTGGCGCTCCATGATCGTCACACTCCGGGGACGCCTGGCCTGGGGAGGTCCTGCGGTTCCATTGTCCGAGCTGCGCGCGGCCCGCGTGCGGGCGATGGACGAACGTGGAAATGCGTGA
- a CDS encoding Ig-like domain-containing protein, which yields MRRPEPWRAAPARTVAWPTLALALIVACVGDDEAAPTGPPEPPVATTVSISPAALDFSSFGETLQLTAAVVDQNSQTMAGAPVSWTTSDNSVASVSAGGLVTAVANGSATVTATSGSAAGTASVTVAQRTARVGVSPASVEFLSLGDSLQLTAAPFDANDNAVEDATVAWSSGDEAVATVDSSGLVTAAGNGTASITAQAGAASGAAAVTVSQVMVEMDVVPAATTLFSLGDTIRLVTSGVDANGHPGPAMAVSWVSQNDAVVTVDAMGLITAVRTGSTDVFATAAELLDSAGVTVAQLATEVRVTPEVDTLAVGDMLRLTAVALDANGHEVEDTDYLWSTSNPTAATVDDTGLVTAVGPGTGNIKAQATRGGANYVGTATITVLGSSAGGSGADP from the coding sequence ATGAGGAGACCTGAGCCGTGGCGGGCCGCGCCCGCTCGCACCGTTGCATGGCCCACCCTGGCGCTGGCTCTGATCGTCGCCTGCGTCGGCGATGACGAGGCGGCGCCGACCGGGCCTCCGGAGCCTCCCGTCGCCACAACCGTCAGCATCTCGCCGGCCGCCCTCGACTTCTCCTCATTCGGCGAGACGCTCCAGTTGACTGCGGCCGTCGTCGACCAGAACAGCCAGACGATGGCGGGGGCGCCCGTCAGCTGGACGACCAGCGACAACTCGGTAGCGAGCGTGAGCGCCGGTGGACTGGTCACCGCGGTTGCGAACGGAAGCGCCACCGTCACGGCCACCTCCGGCAGCGCGGCCGGTACCGCCTCCGTCACCGTCGCCCAGCGGACGGCACGCGTCGGCGTCTCACCGGCTTCCGTGGAATTCTTGTCCCTCGGCGATTCCCTGCAGCTCACAGCCGCGCCGTTCGACGCGAACGACAATGCCGTCGAAGACGCAACCGTTGCTTGGTCCTCGGGAGACGAGGCCGTCGCCACGGTCGATTCCAGCGGCCTGGTCACCGCGGCCGGAAACGGCACTGCGAGCATCACCGCTCAAGCGGGCGCCGCGAGTGGGGCCGCCGCGGTCACCGTCTCGCAGGTGATGGTCGAGATGGACGTGGTGCCGGCCGCAACGACGCTCTTCTCGCTCGGCGATACCATCCGCCTGGTCACGAGCGGTGTGGACGCCAACGGCCACCCCGGCCCGGCCATGGCCGTAAGCTGGGTTTCCCAAAACGACGCCGTCGTGACGGTCGATGCGATGGGGCTGATCACCGCGGTGCGCACCGGCAGCACGGACGTGTTCGCGACCGCCGCGGAGCTGCTCGATTCCGCGGGCGTCACCGTCGCGCAGCTTGCGACGGAGGTGCGCGTCACCCCGGAGGTCGACACCCTAGCGGTCGGCGACATGCTACGCCTGACCGCCGTCGCGCTCGACGCGAACGGACATGAGGTCGAAGACACCGACTATCTCTGGTCGACATCCAACCCGACGGCGGCGACGGTGGACGACACCGGCCTGGTGACGGCCGTGGGGCCGGGAACCGGAAACATCAAGGCCCAAGCGACCCGCGGGGGCGCGAACTACGTCGGCACCGCGACCATCACGGTGCTCGGGTCATCGGCTGGGGGAAGCGGCGCGGACCCTTGA
- a CDS encoding type III pantothenate kinase: MHLVMDVGNTETVLALFVPGEEGVAGRWRVSTHVPRTPDEYVLLLGALLRSDGCDPGALTRVVLGSVVPSASDVLREAAARLGSAELVVIDASTPLPIVLDVEEPRTVGADRVANTMAASRLFGRDCIVVDLGTATTYDCITADGRFQGGVIAPGLMSGKEWLAARTAKLPPVEFIPPKRVIGKRTESCIHSGIFFTTMDAIAGMIERVRAEWDAADPMVVGTGGFSPLVAKHVPAFDHVDPLLTLIGLELAGEYVAEHSG; this comes from the coding sequence ATGCATCTGGTAATGGATGTGGGCAATACCGAAACCGTGCTCGCGCTCTTCGTCCCCGGCGAGGAAGGGGTCGCGGGCCGCTGGCGGGTGAGCACCCACGTGCCGCGCACCCCCGACGAATACGTGCTGCTGCTCGGCGCGCTCCTCCGCTCGGACGGCTGCGATCCCGGCGCCCTGACCCGCGTGGTGCTGGGCTCGGTGGTCCCCTCCGCCTCCGATGTCCTGCGGGAAGCCGCGGCCCGGCTTGGTTCCGCGGAGCTGGTGGTCATCGACGCGTCCACACCCCTGCCCATCGTCCTCGACGTGGAGGAGCCGCGCACCGTGGGCGCCGACCGCGTCGCCAACACCATGGCCGCTTCCCGGCTCTTCGGGCGCGACTGCATCGTCGTCGACCTGGGCACCGCCACCACTTACGACTGCATCACCGCCGATGGCCGCTTCCAGGGGGGTGTCATCGCGCCGGGCCTCATGTCCGGCAAGGAGTGGCTCGCGGCCCGGACCGCCAAGCTTCCGCCCGTGGAGTTCATTCCCCCGAAGCGGGTGATCGGCAAACGCACCGAATCCTGCATCCACTCCGGCATCTTCTTCACCACCATGGACGCGATCGCGGGGATGATCGAGCGAGTTCGAGCGGAATGGGACGCTGCCGATCCCATGGTCGTGGGCACCGGCGGCTTCTCTCCGCTGGTGGCGAAGCACGTGCCCGCCTTCGACCACGTGGACCCGCTGCTCACGCTGATCGGGCTGGAGCTGGCGGGCGAGTATGTGGCGGAACACTCGGGGTAG
- the groES gene encoding co-chaperone GroES, translating to MATSAANRIKPLADRVVVQAAEETEQTRGGLYIPDTAQKEKPQQGTVLAVGPGKLSDDGTRIAADVSVGDTVLYGKYSGTEVTVDDEELLILRESDILAIITD from the coding sequence ATGGCAACGAGTGCAGCGAACAGAATCAAGCCGCTCGCCGACCGGGTCGTCGTCCAGGCGGCCGAGGAGACGGAGCAGACCCGCGGCGGCCTCTACATCCCGGACACCGCCCAGAAGGAGAAGCCCCAGCAGGGCACCGTGCTCGCGGTCGGCCCCGGCAAGCTCTCCGACGACGGCACGCGCATCGCGGCCGACGTCTCCGTCGGCGACACCGTCCTGTACGGCAAGTACAGCGGCACCGAGGTCACGGTGGACGACGAGGAGTTGCTCATCCTCCGCGAGTCGGACATCCTCGCCATCATCACCGACTGA
- a CDS encoding amidohydrolase family protein: MSRYLAVVVAIGCAAGAAHVPAGAQTPSAGDPARTIEVTISEGTNVAVALSPDESTLALDLLGRIWVMPAIGGAATALTDPVGDARQPAWSPDGSRIAFQAYWDGNYHIWSVGTDGTELRQHTRGRFDHREPHWSPDGGRLAFSSDRGGSYDVWVTGLDGGGLERLTDWPGNEYGPAFSPDGGEVAFAADGDRSGIWVTESGGPGVVAGDGGPRRVAEGDGGELNAPSWSTDGGTLSFNSIGEGRSRLYAVAVSGGEPRTLTGEEEDVFPFRASWTADGDLYHTGDGLVRWRRGDGSGRRDVAFSATVALDRTGYPRRPRDLRASGPFQVRGIVSPAVSPDGTQVAFSALGDLWLHTIGGEAARLTDDPWIEADPAWSPDGGRLAFASDRDGSLDLYVRDLGAGSDRRVTEGAAATMPAWSPDGSRIAFVGSAAGTAVQVVDLATGTVETLRAGLNGAGRPSWSPDGASVLVSALSPYSGRFREGVNRALVVPARPLRTADAAGMPGADALPVPSGGARASTAGEPDRVAERGLRTATTTVPALPVPRGHGHTHDLPAWVGGDPEPAASPANPFQAADRYLDLPLHGSVGSRANDGPAWSPDGRHVAYISDGVLWTVAMTPEGETADLPRRLTNEAADDPSWTGDSRSLVYLSDDRLRRIDVLTGAAEDITPTLAWTRPAPPASVLVRAGALFDGRSETLRRDVDIVIEDGVITEVADRDPARTADRVVDAAGQVVMPGLIEMHTHGGLADGEAKGRLWLSWGVTATRCPACDGYELTEAKEAGESGRRIAPRIFGTGGTIDGSRIYYPNAPALGASAQVELQMGRAATLGHDMIKTYVRLSDPVQRRAIAEAHALGIPVSSHELYPAVAYGGDGVEHVRGTSRRGYSTKVSETNGIYADAVDLLAASGMTLTPTVGIYGGYGLLAAEAPDLFDDPRVETFFPDASASARIPPDLALARRMVERMSSLPRRVHEGGGRVIMGTDSPIIPRGLSLHAEMEILVRYGRMRPVDILRATTSESGDALGYEGRLGVVTPGAFADLIVLDEDPLQDIAATRSVHTVILGGVVHTLEELLRPPE; this comes from the coding sequence GTGTCGAGATACCTTGCCGTCGTGGTTGCGATCGGTTGCGCCGCCGGGGCCGCTCACGTCCCGGCCGGTGCGCAGACCCCGTCCGCGGGCGACCCCGCGAGAACGATCGAGGTCACGATTTCGGAGGGCACCAACGTGGCCGTCGCCCTCTCGCCGGACGAGAGCACGCTCGCGCTCGATTTGTTGGGCCGCATCTGGGTGATGCCCGCCATCGGGGGAGCCGCAACGGCCCTCACCGATCCCGTGGGGGATGCGCGCCAGCCGGCATGGTCGCCGGACGGAAGCCGCATCGCCTTCCAGGCGTATTGGGACGGCAACTACCACATCTGGAGCGTGGGCACGGACGGGACGGAGTTGCGCCAGCACACGCGCGGCCGGTTCGACCACCGCGAGCCGCACTGGTCGCCGGACGGCGGCCGCCTCGCGTTTTCGTCGGACCGGGGCGGGAGCTACGACGTGTGGGTGACGGGACTGGACGGCGGGGGACTCGAGCGCCTGACGGACTGGCCCGGCAACGAATACGGGCCCGCGTTTTCTCCGGATGGCGGGGAGGTCGCCTTCGCGGCGGATGGGGATCGGTCCGGGATCTGGGTGACCGAAAGCGGGGGACCCGGGGTCGTGGCCGGAGACGGCGGGCCGCGAAGGGTCGCGGAAGGGGATGGGGGTGAGTTGAATGCGCCTTCGTGGAGCACGGACGGCGGGACGCTCTCGTTCAACTCGATAGGGGAAGGGCGGTCGCGCCTGTACGCGGTGGCGGTGAGCGGAGGCGAACCGCGTACCCTTACCGGCGAGGAAGAGGATGTCTTTCCGTTCCGGGCATCATGGACGGCGGACGGGGATCTGTACCATACCGGGGACGGGCTGGTGCGGTGGCGCCGGGGCGACGGCAGCGGCCGGCGGGACGTGGCGTTCTCGGCAACGGTGGCTCTGGACCGGACCGGCTACCCGAGGCGGCCGCGCGATCTGCGGGCGTCCGGCCCGTTCCAGGTGCGCGGCATCGTATCGCCGGCGGTCTCGCCCGACGGGACGCAGGTGGCGTTTTCCGCGCTGGGCGACCTCTGGCTGCACACCATCGGCGGGGAAGCGGCGCGCCTCACCGACGATCCCTGGATCGAGGCCGATCCCGCGTGGTCGCCCGATGGCGGCCGCCTGGCGTTCGCCTCCGACCGGGACGGGTCGCTCGACCTGTACGTGCGCGACCTCGGGGCGGGGAGCGACCGCCGGGTGACCGAGGGCGCCGCCGCCACCATGCCGGCCTGGTCGCCGGACGGGAGCCGTATCGCCTTCGTGGGATCGGCGGCCGGGACGGCGGTGCAGGTGGTCGATCTGGCGACCGGGACGGTGGAGACGCTGCGTGCCGGGTTGAACGGGGCGGGGCGGCCCTCCTGGTCGCCCGACGGCGCCTCCGTGCTGGTCTCCGCGCTCTCGCCCTACTCGGGGCGCTTCCGGGAGGGCGTGAACCGAGCGCTGGTGGTGCCCGCCCGCCCGCTCCGCACCGCGGACGCGGCCGGGATGCCCGGAGCCGACGCTCTTCCGGTTCCGAGCGGAGGGGCGCGTGCGTCCACCGCGGGTGAACCTGACCGGGTCGCCGAGCGCGGGTTGCGCACGGCCACCACCACGGTGCCCGCCCTCCCCGTCCCCCGCGGCCACGGCCACACCCACGATCTGCCCGCCTGGGTGGGCGGCGACCCGGAGCCGGCCGCCTCGCCCGCCAACCCCTTCCAGGCCGCCGACCGCTACCTCGACCTGCCCCTGCACGGGTCGGTCGGCAGCCGCGCCAACGACGGCCCGGCGTGGTCGCCCGACGGCCGCCATGTCGCCTACATCTCCGACGGCGTGCTCTGGACGGTCGCCATGACCCCCGAGGGCGAGACCGCCGACCTCCCCCGCCGCCTCACCAACGAGGCCGCCGACGATCCCTCCTGGACCGGCGACTCGCGCTCTCTCGTCTACCTGAGCGACGACCGCCTGCGCCGCATCGACGTGCTCACCGGCGCCGCCGAGGACATCACGCCCACCCTCGCCTGGACGCGCCCGGCGCCTCCGGCCTCGGTGCTGGTTCGCGCCGGCGCCCTCTTCGACGGCCGTTCCGAGACGCTCCGCCGCGACGTGGACATCGTCATCGAGGACGGCGTCATCACCGAGGTGGCCGACCGCGACCCCGCGCGCACCGCCGACCGGGTCGTGGACGCCGCCGGGCAGGTGGTCATGCCCGGCCTGATCGAGATGCACACCCACGGCGGCCTCGCCGACGGGGAGGCCAAGGGGCGGCTCTGGCTCTCGTGGGGGGTGACCGCCACCCGCTGCCCCGCCTGTGACGGCTACGAACTCACCGAAGCCAAGGAGGCCGGCGAGTCCGGCCGGCGCATCGCGCCGCGCATCTTCGGGACCGGCGGCACCATCGACGGCAGCCGCATCTACTATCCCAACGCGCCCGCCCTGGGCGCGAGCGCGCAGGTCGAGCTGCAGATGGGGCGCGCCGCCACCCTCGGCCACGACATGATCAAGACCTACGTACGCCTCTCGGACCCGGTGCAGCGCCGGGCCATCGCCGAGGCGCATGCCCTCGGGATCCCGGTCAGCTCGCACGAACTTTATCCGGCGGTCGCGTACGGAGGCGACGGGGTCGAGCACGTGCGCGGCACCAGCCGGCGCGGCTACTCGACCAAGGTCTCCGAGACCAACGGGATCTATGCGGACGCGGTCGATCTCCTGGCCGCCTCGGGCATGACCCTCACGCCCACGGTCGGCATCTACGGGGGGTATGGCCTGCTCGCCGCCGAGGCGCCCGACCTCTTCGACGACCCGCGCGTCGAGACCTTCTTCCCGGACGCGTCCGCCAGCGCGCGCATCCCTCCCGATCTGGCCCTGGCGCGCCGCATGGTCGAACGCATGTCCTCTCTCCCGCGCAGGGTGCACGAGGGCGGGGGCCGGGTGATCATGGGCACCGACTCGCCCATCATCCCGCGCGGCCTCAGCCTGCACGCCGAGATGGAGATCCTGGTCCGATACGGCCGCATGCGTCCCGTCGACATCCTGCGTGCCACCACGTCGGAGTCGGGCGACGCCCTCGGGTACGAGGGACGCCTCGGCGTGGTCACCCCCGGTGCCTTCGCCGACCTGATCGTCCTCGACGAGGATCCCCTGCAGGACATCGCCGCGACCCGCTCCGTGCACACGGTCATCCTGGGCGGAGTCGTGCATACGCTGGAGGAGCTGCTCCGGCCTCCCGAATAA
- a CDS encoding putative DNA binding domain-containing protein: MPGTAGFPLTRQELLDLIAGGESPEVEFQRSLGRDFGRELCAFANGDGGIVLLGVSKSGEVVGVGNHRRTRVKVLTVARSGDPPIVVEVESVGEVMRVTVPPQKNKPYSIGWRAFVREGSSSRRLTNAEIKDLYYAVGRAHFDKEPCEAFSMEAHLKADVWERFIGRVKIPEAMHAMLALRNLGLVDNEDRMTYAGAWLLARDIRQFTERAHVSCALFRGTEEAGSLERQDFHGSLPDIADEVLAWVLRRIDVQFTIWREDARRRPELPEEALREALANAIAHRDYRSRNHVQVRVFKDRVVIASPGGLPEGMNEGDLGTRSVPRNPLLYSMLARMGLVGGMGTGIQRMKSLCREYGVLEPRIESSGTEVTTSFRRPPAIRLQPSGIDDDDFAAMQASLFNPQDAGTKGPDRHTDPTPVWERMTTVQVRDLVRVLDRDRSRVQILQRLGLRNRSNLVVNYLRPALDAGLIEMTIPDKPTSGRQRYRLTPMGRELRLALKEDARARGAGGSASPGPD; encoded by the coding sequence GTGCCCGGGACAGCTGGCTTCCCGTTGACGCGGCAGGAGCTCCTCGACCTGATCGCCGGCGGCGAGAGCCCCGAGGTCGAGTTCCAACGTTCGCTCGGGCGAGACTTCGGCAGGGAGCTGTGCGCGTTCGCGAACGGAGACGGTGGGATCGTCCTGCTCGGGGTGTCCAAGTCCGGGGAGGTGGTGGGCGTAGGGAACCACCGCCGGACGCGCGTCAAGGTGCTCACCGTTGCCCGGTCGGGGGACCCGCCGATCGTGGTGGAGGTCGAGAGCGTGGGCGAAGTGATGCGCGTGACCGTCCCGCCCCAGAAGAACAAGCCCTATTCCATCGGATGGCGCGCCTTCGTGCGCGAGGGGAGCAGCAGCAGGCGACTGACGAATGCGGAGATCAAGGATCTCTACTACGCCGTCGGACGCGCTCACTTCGACAAGGAGCCCTGTGAGGCTTTTTCGATGGAGGCTCATCTCAAGGCCGACGTCTGGGAGCGGTTCATCGGTCGGGTGAAGATTCCGGAAGCCATGCACGCGATGCTGGCGCTGCGCAACCTCGGCCTCGTCGACAACGAGGACCGGATGACGTACGCCGGCGCGTGGCTGCTCGCCCGGGACATCCGCCAGTTCACCGAGCGCGCGCACGTATCCTGTGCTCTCTTTCGGGGGACCGAGGAGGCGGGAAGCCTCGAACGGCAGGACTTTCACGGCTCGCTGCCCGACATCGCGGACGAAGTGCTGGCGTGGGTTCTGCGCAGAATCGACGTCCAGTTCACGATCTGGCGTGAAGACGCCAGGCGCCGTCCCGAGCTCCCCGAAGAGGCCTTGCGCGAGGCGCTCGCGAACGCGATCGCCCACCGTGACTACCGTTCCCGCAACCACGTGCAGGTACGTGTCTTCAAGGACCGCGTGGTGATCGCCAGCCCCGGAGGGCTGCCCGAGGGCATGAACGAGGGCGATCTGGGAACCAGGAGCGTTCCCCGCAATCCGCTGCTCTACAGCATGCTCGCCCGCATGGGCCTGGTTGGAGGAATGGGCACCGGCATCCAGCGCATGAAGTCGCTCTGCCGGGAGTACGGGGTCCTGGAGCCTCGGATCGAGTCTTCCGGAACCGAAGTCACCACAAGCTTCCGGCGCCCGCCCGCCATCCGGCTCCAGCCCTCGGGCATCGACGACGACGACTTCGCCGCCATGCAGGCAAGCCTGTTCAACCCGCAGGATGCAGGGACGAAAGGCCCTGACCGACACACGGATCCCACGCCGGTTTGGGAGCGCATGACCACGGTCCAGGTCAGGGATCTGGTACGAGTTCTGGATCGCGATCGATCCCGGGTGCAGATTCTCCAGCGCCTCGGCCTCAGGAACCGGAGCAACCTGGTGGTCAACTACCTGCGGCCGGCGCTCGACGCCGGGCTCATCGAGATGACGATCCCGGACAAGCCCACGAGCGGCAGACAGAGGTATCGGCTCACTCCCATGGGGCGTGAGTTGCGGCTGGCGCTGAAAGAAGACGCGCGCGCCCGCGGCGCCGGCGGATCCGCCTCTCCTGGCCCTGATTGA